TGCTCCTACGATCAGTAACCACAGGAAGATCTGATCACCGGCAGATTGGTAGATTTCAAAGATACTGCTGAATACTAATAGTTTCCCTACGAAACCTGCCGTAGGAGGTAAGCCGATCAAGGAAATGCCGACAAGGGAAAAACACGTGAATACGAGCGGTAATTTTTTGCCGAGCCCGGTATATGAACTTATTTGTGTACTTCCCAATTTCTGTTCCAGCACATCAATAAACGCAAAACTAGCAAGATTCATCAGTGTATACACTAGAATATAAAAGAAAAGGATGTCTTGTTGTCCATTGCTGTATCCTATAATCGCCATCATCAGAAATCCAGTGTGCCCAATGGAAGAATAGGCCATCATACGTTTGATATCCGTTTGCCTCAATGCAATTAGGTTTCCTGCAAGCATCGTGACAATGGAAACTATACTGATGAAAAGGAACGTAAGTTCGCTGAAATAAAAGGGGGTACTGATCCAAGCTGTAGCCAACCTTGCCATCAGAATAATGGCAGCAATTTTAGGGACAGTGGAAAGAAATGCTGTAACAGGGGTAGGAGCACCCTCATATACATCTGGCGCCCATAAATGGAAAGGAACAAAACTCAATTTAAATCCAATTCCAGTAAATACAAACAAAATCGCTATGCTGACCATCACCTCAGGTGCTGCGATCAAACCTTGAATATGCCTTGCACTCGCAAAATTAAGGTCGCCGGTAAAACCATAGATCAAAGACAACCCATATAACATAACCGCTGAACATGCAGAACCAAAATAAGGCATATTTCATCGCCGCCTCTGCCTGTTTCTTGTTCTCAGAAAAATAACCAACTAATATATAAGAACAGATGGAAACCATTTCAATCGCAATAAACGCCATCAACCAATGGGTGGTCATTGAAAATAAATTCAGACCAATCCCTGCTGCAAGTAAAATACTATAAAGATCACCTTTTCTTTTCTTGAAATCTCTGTTTGCAAAATGTTGCTGTAAGAATATCGTTGAAACAAATAATCCAAGAGAGATAAAAACCCTAGCGAAAAATGAGGTTTTGTCAACCGTTAACATGCCATAGAACCCATGATTGGTATAATCATGTTGGGTCAATAAAATGATAAATGCAGAAATTATAGTCAGGATTGTAATGAAGAAAGAAGATTGCTTCCAATATTTATCAAAAATAAGAGTACAAGCTATACTCAACAGAAAGCCAATACACAAGGCAAATTCAACCTTGAACAAAGGAATTGACCGAATGATATGGTCTATACTATCTGTTACCTGGAATACAAAATCATTCATCTATCAATCCTCTACAAGTACGTTGTAACCAAATTTAATAAGTTCAGAACAGAGTCATTCAGCACAGCAAAAACCAATGAAGGCATGATGCCCAATAATAGTGCTAAAGCCAAAGTTGGAAATAAAATGATTTGTTCTCGGGTATTCAGATCTGATAATTTATGGGCCCATTCTTCGCCTCCTTTCAATCTTGTCTGACCAAAGAACATACGCTGTAAGGTCCAAAGGAAATATGCTGCACTCATCAATATCCCTAATGATCCAAAAATGGCCATCCAGCGAGGAATTCCAGTATTCATGCTCTCAGCATTGAATGTTCCGATGATAACAAATGCTTCACCAATAAATGCGGAGAATCCTGGCAATCCTAAGGATGCAAAAAAAGCAATGGCAATATAAGCGGTGTATTTGGGCATAATACCAGCCAATCCGCGGAAATTATAAATATACCTATCATGAACGCGGTCATAGATTACACCAACCAAGAAAAATAGGGCAGCTGATAAAAAACCGTGACTCAGCATCTGGAACATAGCGCCTGAAATACCTTCAGCGGTAAGTGAAGCAATTCCCAACAATACAAAACCCATATGCGAAACTGATGAATATGCAATCAGACGCTTTAAATCGGTTTGTGCCAAGGCATTTAATGCTCCATAAATAATAG
The Sphingobacterium daejeonense genome window above contains:
- a CDS encoding NADH-quinone oxidoreductase subunit N, whose product is MLYGLSLIYGFTGDLNFASARHIQGLIAAPEVMVSIAILFVFTGIGFKLSFVPFHLWAPDVYEGAPTPVTAFLSTVPKIAAIILMARLATAWISTPFYFSELTFLFISIVSIVTMLAGNLIALRQTDIKRMMAYSSIGHTGFLMMAIIGYSNGQQDILFFYILVYTLMNLASFAFIDVLEQKLGSTQISSYTGLGKKLPLVFTCFSLVGISLIGLPPTAGFVGKLLVFSSIFEIYQSAGDQIFLWLLIVGALTSVISLFYYFKIPLYSFLKTNKEDEAVISEDSKISIMLVIGVVLTVLVVLFGIFPTLIINHLF
- a CDS encoding proton-conducting transporter transmembrane domain-containing protein, which codes for MNDFVFQVTDSIDHIIRSIPLFKVEFALCIGFLLSIACTLIFDKYWKQSSFFITILTIISAFIILLTQHDYTNHGFYGMLTVDKTSFFARVFISLGLFVSTIFLQQHFANRDFKKRKGDLYSILLAAGIGLNLFSMTTHWLMAFIAIEMVSICSYILVGYFSENKKQAEAAMKYALFWFCMFSGYVIWVVFDLWFYRRP